In a genomic window of Pedobacter sp. KBS0701:
- a CDS encoding DUF4920 domain-containing protein produces the protein MKKIILSLGFCLLMALSFAQTTYTGQKFGEEVKPGNVKPAAKMEAAMGDKKTVDMKIEGKVVDVCKKKGCWMTLEMPNGDPMRVTFKDYAFFMPMDIVGKKVVLDGLAKKQTISVETLRHYAEDAKKSPEEVAKITDPKKELAFEAKGVVILDK, from the coding sequence ATGAAAAAGATCATTCTAAGCTTAGGTTTTTGCCTATTGATGGCACTTTCATTTGCTCAAACCACATATACTGGTCAAAAATTTGGAGAAGAAGTTAAACCAGGTAATGTAAAACCAGCTGCAAAGATGGAAGCTGCTATGGGCGATAAAAAAACTGTCGATATGAAAATCGAAGGCAAGGTAGTAGATGTATGTAAGAAAAAAGGGTGTTGGATGACATTAGAAATGCCTAATGGTGATCCAATGAGGGTAACTTTTAAAGATTATGCTTTCTTTATGCCAATGGATATTGTTGGCAAAAAAGTAGTTTTAGACGGCTTAGCGAAAAAACAAACCATCTCTGTAGAAACTTTACGCCATTATGCCGAAGACGCTAAAAAATCTCCTGAAGAAGTAGCTAAAATTACCGATCCTAAAAAGGAACTGGCTTTTGAAGCTAAAGGTGTAGTGATTTTGGATAAGTAA
- a CDS encoding single-stranded DNA-binding protein, translating to MSGINKVILVGHLGKDPEVRHLDGGVTVASFPLATSETYNKDGKRVEQTEWHNIVLWRGLAEVASKYLQKGKLVYIEGKLRTRSFEDKEKVKKYVTEIVAENFTMLGRKSDFEQSPTTPAHQNTETKIDDEFTIGPSDENGDLPF from the coding sequence ATGTCTGGGATTAACAAAGTTATTTTAGTAGGCCATTTAGGCAAAGACCCTGAAGTGCGGCATTTAGACGGTGGCGTAACTGTAGCCAGTTTTCCATTGGCTACATCGGAAACATATAACAAAGACGGTAAGAGAGTAGAACAAACTGAGTGGCACAATATTGTATTGTGGCGCGGATTGGCCGAAGTAGCTTCCAAATACCTGCAGAAAGGTAAATTGGTTTATATAGAGGGCAAATTAAGAACAAGATCCTTTGAAGATAAAGAAAAGGTTAAAAAATATGTAACAGAAATTGTGGCTGAAAACTTTACCATGTTAGGTAGAAAAAGCGATTTTGAGCAAAGTCCAACAACACCAGCCCATCAAAACACTGAAACTAAAATTGATGATGAATTTACAATCGGTCCGTCAGATGAAAATGGAGACCTTCCCTTTTAA
- a CDS encoding HU family DNA-binding protein has protein sequence MTKADIISEISTKTGIEKVDVQETVEAFFKVIKTSMIGGENVYVRGFGSFVVKKRAQKTARNISKNTAIIIPEHFVPSFKPAKVFVDKVKSNSKKIKVEA, from the coding sequence ATGACTAAGGCAGATATTATTTCAGAAATATCAACAAAAACCGGAATTGAGAAGGTTGATGTACAGGAAACAGTTGAGGCATTTTTCAAGGTTATCAAAACCAGCATGATTGGCGGTGAAAATGTATACGTTAGAGGCTTCGGGAGCTTTGTTGTTAAAAAGAGAGCGCAAAAAACTGCGAGAAATATCTCAAAAAACACTGCAATAATTATCCCTGAACATTTCGTTCCTAGCTTTAAACCAGCAAAAGTATTTGTTGATAAAGTTAAAAGTAATTCAAAAAAAATTAAAGTAGAAGCCTAA
- a CDS encoding branched-chain amino acid aminotransferase yields the protein MTETLDIKITKTEETRLTVTDFSQLPFGKVFTDHMFTADYEDGEWKNLQILPYGPIPMSPAISALHYGQAIFEGLKAYRQPDGKISVFRADKNFERFNKSAARMSMPGIPEEIFMQGLAALINVDEKWVPNQEDYALYIRPVMFAMDPYLGVKASDTYKFALLTTPTGPYYSSALKVKIETEFTRADEGGVGFAKTAGNYARSLYPFEQAKKEGYDQLIWTDSVTHEFIEEAGTANLLFVINGKLVTPSVRSTVLDGVTRDTIIKLAKDAGVEVEERRVSVKEVIEGIENGSLTEAFAAGTAATVTHVGEMGYNGQIYKLTDPSTRHISNGIAKKLNDIRYGLAPDEFGWNWVL from the coding sequence ATGACCGAGACATTAGATATAAAAATCACTAAAACAGAAGAAACACGTTTAACTGTTACTGATTTTTCGCAATTACCGTTCGGTAAAGTTTTTACCGATCACATGTTTACTGCCGATTACGAAGATGGCGAATGGAAAAATTTGCAGATTCTTCCTTATGGCCCGATTCCGATGAGCCCGGCAATTTCTGCGCTTCACTATGGACAGGCAATTTTCGAAGGATTAAAGGCTTATCGCCAACCAGACGGAAAAATCAGTGTATTCCGTGCTGATAAAAACTTCGAACGTTTTAATAAATCGGCCGCGAGAATGTCTATGCCAGGTATTCCTGAAGAAATTTTTATGCAGGGTTTGGCTGCGTTGATTAATGTTGATGAGAAGTGGGTACCCAATCAGGAAGATTATGCATTATATATCCGTCCGGTAATGTTTGCAATGGATCCTTATTTAGGGGTAAAAGCGTCTGATACTTATAAATTTGCTTTATTAACCACGCCAACCGGCCCATATTATAGCAGTGCATTAAAGGTTAAAATTGAAACTGAATTTACACGTGCAGACGAAGGTGGTGTTGGCTTTGCCAAAACTGCCGGAAATTACGCCCGTTCATTATACCCTTTCGAGCAAGCTAAAAAAGAAGGTTACGATCAATTGATCTGGACAGATTCAGTAACCCATGAGTTTATTGAAGAAGCCGGAACAGCCAACTTACTTTTTGTAATTAATGGTAAACTGGTTACGCCATCAGTGCGTAGTACTGTTTTGGATGGTGTAACGCGTGATACCATTATTAAACTGGCTAAAGATGCAGGAGTAGAGGTTGAAGAACGTAGGGTTTCTGTTAAAGAAGTAATTGAAGGAATCGAAAACGGAAGCTTAACCGAAGCTTTTGCCGCAGGAACTGCTGCTACAGTAACGCATGTAGGCGAAATGGGCTATAATGGTCAGATTTATAAATTGACTGATCCGTCAACAAGACACATTTCTAATGGTATCGCTAAAAAACTAAACGATATCCGTTACGGTTTAGCACCTGATGAATTTGGTTGGAACTGGGTTTTATAA
- a CDS encoding M48 family metallopeptidase, whose product MNSNIRSKQTIVIGAIVLLVAFLFTRDIKGLVKPTEENGKMPSSGQMAGAVSPSSASVLNLETSSTAAKNVINKNLATDITALENSYKGANGAEKIELAKQLAQKWDDVEQITPSALYLEVVAEGEPSAKSWLAAGNQFIKAFESTQDSIAQPALLQKANISYKNALEKDSTNIEAKTGLGVTIVNGLGAPMQGIAMLLEVVAKEPKNVKANMNLGLFSIKSGQFDKAIPRFNTVIAEAPTPEAYFYLGTALENLGRNKEAVNAYLSSKKLAANPTLASFIDKKVAELKNKN is encoded by the coding sequence ATGAATAGCAACATCAGATCAAAACAAACCATTGTTATTGGAGCGATTGTATTGCTTGTTGCATTCTTATTTACAAGAGACATTAAGGGTTTAGTTAAACCAACTGAAGAAAATGGAAAAATGCCCTCAAGTGGCCAAATGGCCGGAGCAGTTTCTCCATCGTCAGCATCGGTATTAAACCTCGAAACTTCGTCTACTGCTGCAAAGAATGTGATCAATAAGAATTTGGCCACAGATATTACAGCTTTAGAAAACAGCTACAAAGGCGCAAATGGCGCAGAAAAGATCGAACTTGCAAAACAACTGGCTCAGAAATGGGACGATGTTGAACAAATTACTCCATCTGCTCTGTATTTAGAAGTTGTAGCCGAAGGCGAACCATCGGCAAAATCGTGGTTGGCGGCTGGTAATCAATTTATAAAAGCTTTTGAGAGTACACAAGATAGCATAGCGCAGCCTGCTTTATTGCAGAAAGCTAATATATCTTACAAAAATGCATTAGAGAAAGACTCTACAAACATTGAAGCTAAAACAGGCTTAGGTGTAACGATAGTAAATGGCTTGGGCGCACCAATGCAAGGTATTGCAATGTTGCTGGAAGTTGTGGCTAAAGAACCTAAAAATGTAAAGGCGAATATGAATTTGGGGTTATTCTCAATAAAATCAGGTCAGTTTGACAAAGCAATTCCTCGTTTTAACACCGTAATTGCTGAAGCTCCAACCCCTGAAGCCTATTTTTATTTAGGAACAGCTTTAGAAAATTTAGGCAGAAATAAAGAAGCAGTAAATGCTTACCTATCAAGCAAAAAATTAGCGGCTAACCCAACCTTAGCATCATTCATTGATAAGAAGGTAGCTGAACTAAAGAATAAAAATTAA
- a CDS encoding Rne/Rng family ribonuclease, giving the protein MVKELIINSTPAGVTIALIEDKQLVELHKEQININYAVGDIYLGRIKKIMPGLNAAFVDVGYEKDAFLHYFDLGPQVQSLIKLTKIKRNGSVTGTLLDNLKLEADINKAGKISDVLSKNMLLPVQIAKEPISTKGPRLSSDISIAGRYVVLVPFSNTISVSKKIKSNTERNRLKKIIESIKPQNFGVIIRTVSEGRGVAEMQKDLLDLIAKWENFIKKIPSTEPSKRVWGEMDRSSTLIRDILNPDFTNVYVSTPELYDDIRSYVHDISPEMEKIVKLYKQKEPIFDHFGVEKQIKNAFGKTVNLPGGAYLVIEHTEALHVIDVNSGNRTASKENQEENALQVNKEAAKEIARQLRLRDMGGIVVIDFIDMHKPTNRKILFDYLRELMLLDRAKHTILPPSKFGLVQITRQRVRPEMNIVTVEKCPACDGTGEIKASIVLMDDIENNLNYILREQNEKGITLCVHPYIEAYITKGIFNLQRRWFFKYGQWIKVKAQSSYHLTEFHFISAKDEEIKL; this is encoded by the coding sequence TTGGTAAAAGAATTAATTATCAATTCGACTCCTGCCGGAGTTACCATAGCATTGATTGAAGACAAACAACTTGTTGAGCTTCACAAAGAACAAATCAATATTAACTACGCTGTAGGCGATATTTATTTAGGCCGCATTAAAAAAATTATGCCGGGCCTGAATGCTGCTTTCGTGGATGTTGGTTATGAAAAAGATGCTTTTTTGCATTACTTTGATTTGGGCCCGCAGGTACAATCTTTAATTAAGCTAACGAAGATCAAGCGTAATGGCTCGGTTACAGGCACATTATTAGATAATTTAAAGCTGGAAGCCGATATCAATAAGGCAGGCAAAATTTCTGATGTGCTCAGTAAAAACATGCTCCTACCTGTACAAATTGCCAAAGAACCAATTTCTACAAAAGGACCTCGTTTAAGTTCCGACATTTCGATTGCCGGCAGGTATGTGGTACTGGTGCCCTTCTCCAATACCATATCTGTATCAAAAAAAATTAAAAGTAATACTGAACGTAATCGTTTAAAAAAGATTATCGAAAGTATTAAACCTCAAAATTTTGGGGTCATTATCAGAACCGTTTCTGAAGGCAGAGGGGTTGCCGAAATGCAAAAAGATCTTTTAGATTTAATTGCTAAATGGGAAAATTTCATTAAAAAAATACCTTCTACCGAACCTTCAAAAAGAGTTTGGGGAGAAATGGACAGATCATCAACGTTAATTCGTGATATTCTGAACCCTGATTTTACAAACGTTTACGTAAGTACACCAGAGCTGTACGATGATATCCGTTCTTATGTTCACGATATTTCTCCTGAAATGGAAAAAATCGTTAAACTATACAAACAGAAAGAACCTATCTTCGACCATTTCGGTGTAGAAAAGCAGATTAAAAATGCTTTCGGAAAAACAGTAAACTTACCAGGTGGTGCTTACCTTGTTATTGAGCACACTGAAGCACTGCACGTAATAGACGTGAATAGTGGAAACCGTACTGCCAGTAAAGAAAATCAAGAAGAGAATGCTTTACAGGTAAACAAAGAGGCGGCTAAAGAAATTGCCCGTCAACTGCGCTTGCGCGATATGGGCGGTATTGTGGTAATCGATTTTATCGATATGCATAAACCAACAAACCGTAAAATACTATTCGATTATTTGCGTGAGCTGATGTTATTGGATAGAGCCAAACACACTATTTTGCCTCCAAGCAAATTTGGTTTGGTACAAATTACCAGACAACGTGTTCGTCCGGAAATGAATATTGTTACGGTAGAAAAATGCCCGGCCTGCGATGGGACCGGAGAAATTAAAGCGAGTATCGTTTTAATGGATGATATTGAAAACAACCTTAATTATATTTTAAGAGAGCAGAATGAAAAAGGTATAACACTTTGTGTACATCCTTACATTGAAGCTTATATTACAAAAGGCATTTTCAACCTTCAACGCCGCTGGTTTTTTAAATATGGCCAATGGATTAAAGTTAAGGCACAGTCATCGTATCATTTAACTGAGTTTCACTTTATCTCTGCTAAAGACGAAGAGATTAAATTATAA
- the mutY gene encoding A/G-specific adenine glycosylase, which translates to MTFQNELINWYLINKRDLPWRHTNDAYTIWLSEVILQQTRVEQGLPYFNRFLENFPTVTDFASATEAKVLKLWQGLGYYSRGRNMHATAQIVVKDYHGIFPNLHDELIKLKGIGEYTAAAISSFSSGEARAVVDGNVFRVLSRYYGVATAINSPAGKKEFFTLANELLYLEDPALYNQAIMEFGAMQCKPKSPNCGICPLNQTCYAFNRKMVNELPVKLKKAAQKHRYINYFVCFDGEQVLVRERQAGDVWQHLYDFPSIETLTAEDTDGDFFIEIVKNTFGNSADFMLISTKKHILTHQIIHIQFFALKNYIFNFNKQKKLNWVSLSKLDELPQPKVIHDFVQEYFYKDKME; encoded by the coding sequence ATGACATTTCAAAATGAACTCATCAATTGGTACCTGATCAATAAAAGAGATTTGCCATGGAGACACACCAATGATGCTTATACCATCTGGTTATCAGAGGTTATATTACAACAAACAAGGGTAGAACAGGGGCTTCCATACTTTAATCGGTTTTTAGAGAATTTCCCAACAGTTACCGATTTTGCCAGTGCAACGGAAGCCAAAGTTTTAAAGCTTTGGCAAGGCCTGGGTTATTATTCGAGAGGAAGGAATATGCATGCAACCGCTCAAATTGTGGTGAAAGATTACCATGGAATCTTCCCGAATCTGCATGATGAGCTCATAAAATTGAAAGGAATTGGTGAGTATACTGCTGCAGCAATCTCCTCATTTTCATCAGGGGAAGCGCGTGCGGTGGTAGATGGAAATGTATTTCGTGTACTCTCCAGGTATTATGGCGTTGCTACCGCAATCAATTCTCCGGCGGGGAAAAAGGAGTTTTTTACTTTGGCAAATGAGCTGCTTTATCTGGAAGACCCCGCCCTTTACAATCAGGCTATAATGGAATTTGGGGCCATGCAATGCAAGCCTAAATCGCCAAATTGTGGCATTTGCCCACTTAACCAAACTTGTTATGCCTTTAACCGTAAAATGGTAAACGAACTTCCCGTTAAGTTAAAAAAGGCGGCACAAAAGCATCGTTATATTAATTATTTTGTTTGTTTTGATGGAGAACAGGTATTGGTAAGAGAACGGCAGGCTGGCGACGTTTGGCAGCATTTATACGATTTTCCAAGCATAGAAACGCTTACAGCTGAAGATACAGATGGTGATTTTTTCATTGAGATAGTGAAAAATACCTTTGGAAACAGTGCAGATTTTATGCTGATCAGTACAAAAAAGCACATCTTAACCCACCAAATAATCCATATACAATTTTTTGCATTAAAAAATTATATATTTAACTTTAATAAACAAAAGAAACTTAATTGGGTTTCTTTAAGTAAATTAGATGAGTTACCGCAGCCAAAAGTAATCCATGATTTTGTTCAGGAATATTTTTATAAGGATAAAATGGAGTAA
- the radA gene encoding DNA repair protein RadA produces the protein MAKSKTAYFCQSCGYESAKWLGKCPSCNQWNTFVEEIVEKSPASVPTWKNDTSGRKLSKPSKVDEIQSSTERRILTGDKELDRVLGGGLVEGSLVLIGGEPGIGKSTLMLQLALNIKGKKLLYISGEESEQQIKMRAERIQENPSSNCYILTETSTQNIFKQIEILEPEILVVDSIQTLHSTHIDSTPGSVSQVRECTAELLRFAKETGVPVFLIGHITKDGAIAGPKILEHMVDTVLQFEGDRHHVYRILRSIKNRFGAAAELGIYEMQGSGLREVSNPSEILLSQRDEELSGIAIAATLEGARPMLIETQALVSSAAYGTPQRSATGFDTKRMNMLLAVLEKRCGFRLSTQDVFLNIAGGIRVEDPAIDLAVLIAIISSHQDIAVSSKNCFAAEVGLSGEIRAVNRIEQRIAEADKLGFETIYISKYNLKGIAIEKYNLEIKAVSKIEEVFGLVFG, from the coding sequence TTGGCAAAATCAAAAACCGCATATTTCTGTCAGAGCTGTGGCTACGAATCGGCAAAATGGCTGGGCAAATGTCCATCCTGTAACCAATGGAATACCTTTGTGGAGGAAATTGTTGAGAAGAGCCCCGCATCAGTCCCAACCTGGAAAAACGATACATCTGGCCGCAAATTAAGTAAACCGAGCAAGGTGGATGAAATCCAATCGTCAACCGAGCGGAGAATATTAACGGGCGACAAAGAACTTGACCGTGTTTTAGGCGGCGGTTTGGTAGAAGGATCTTTAGTATTGATTGGCGGTGAACCAGGTATCGGAAAATCGACCTTAATGTTACAGTTAGCCTTAAATATAAAAGGGAAAAAGTTATTGTATATTTCGGGAGAAGAGAGCGAGCAGCAGATTAAAATGCGGGCAGAGCGAATCCAGGAAAATCCATCTTCAAACTGTTATATTTTAACGGAGACCTCTACACAGAACATTTTTAAACAGATCGAAATTTTAGAACCAGAGATTTTGGTGGTCGATTCTATACAGACGCTACATTCTACCCATATCGATTCAACTCCAGGCAGTGTATCACAGGTAAGGGAATGTACAGCCGAATTATTGCGTTTTGCAAAAGAAACCGGCGTACCAGTTTTCCTTATTGGCCATATCACTAAAGATGGTGCCATTGCAGGGCCGAAAATACTCGAACACATGGTTGACACGGTTTTGCAATTTGAAGGCGACAGACATCATGTTTACCGCATTTTACGGTCAATTAAGAATCGCTTTGGAGCTGCTGCAGAATTGGGTATTTACGAAATGCAGGGCAGTGGCTTAAGAGAGGTCTCCAACCCCTCAGAGATCTTGCTTTCACAGCGCGATGAAGAATTAAGCGGAATTGCCATTGCCGCAACCCTAGAAGGCGCAAGACCAATGTTGATTGAAACACAAGCCTTGGTGAGTTCGGCCGCCTACGGAACCCCTCAACGCTCCGCAACTGGTTTTGATACCAAAAGAATGAATATGCTCTTAGCTGTTTTAGAAAAACGATGTGGCTTCAGGTTAAGCACACAAGATGTTTTCTTAAATATTGCCGGCGGAATCAGGGTAGAAGACCCTGCAATTGATCTGGCTGTGTTAATCGCCATTATATCATCGCATCAGGATATTGCCGTGTCTTCCAAAAATTGCTTCGCTGCCGAGGTAGGTTTATCAGGAGAAATAAGAGCAGTAAACAGAATCGAACAGCGTATTGCTGAAGCAGATAAATTGGGTTTCGAAACCATTTATATCTCTAAATACAATTTAAAAGGTATTGCCATAGAAAAATACAACCTTGAGATTAAAGCTGTAAGTAAAATAGAAGAAGTATTCGGTCTTGTTTTTGGATAA